The genomic region TGACAGCCTTTATTCCATTAACTAATTAAGCAAACATTAATAACTTTCAACCTCGATGACCCTGGCCTTTAAAGGCTCTTTCTTCCATACGTATGTATAGAGGTACATCAGGGTAAAAGTTGGAATAATATCGGTTCCGGGAAGTATCTCTTCCAGAAATACTAGTATAGAAGCCAGTTTTCCTTTTCTTCCAGGATACATTTCACTCATTTTCTTTGCTGCATAAGGCGCCCAGATAATATCTAGAAATGGCCCTACAACAGGAATTGCAACTGTTGCCATACCGGCAAGATCATAAGCAAGTCCTTTTATAAAAATTTTATTTCTGAATATATTCATTGCTTTGATTTTTCTTACATAAATCAAATAAGATGCCAAACAGCCTAACGCAGGTCTGAGCTAATGAGTTTTAAAAATTCGTTCCTGGTCTCGATTTCTTTAAATTGACCTCTGAAGCCTGAAGTGGTTGTAGCAGAATTTTGCTTTTGAACTCCTCGCATCATCATACAAAGGTGGACAGCTTCTATAACTACCGCAACTCCCTGAGGCTGCAGCGTTTTATTAAGACACTCTAGAATATCGTTTGTGAGTCTCTCCTGCACCTGTAACCTTCTTGCAAATACATCTACTACCCTGGGTAATTTACTTAAACCTATAATCTTCCCGTTCGGGATATAGGCTATATGAGCCTTCCCGAAAAATGGTAGCATGTGGTGTTCACAAAGGGAATAAAGTTCAATATCCTTGACCACCACCATTTCATCATAAGTTTCTTCAAACACAGCTCCTCTAAGGATCGTTTCGGCATCCATAGAATATCCCTGGGTTAGAAATTGCATCGCTTTTGCAGCTCTTTCCGGAGTTTTAATTACCCCTTCCCTATCTGGATCCTCACCAACGCCTGAAATAATCTCCCTGAAATTATTTTGCAAATTATCGGTTATATCCTGGTCGTACTCTTCGAATAATTTATATGACATTTTAATTCGTTTGTTTCAGTTTATCAGAAAATAATTTTTTCAGTTTTGTGATCTTGGGGTCTATTATAAATTGACAGTAAGGTTGCTGCCTATGTTGATTATAAAAATCCTGATGTTCGGTTTCAGCTATATAGAAGGGACCTACTTCGGTAATCTCTGTCACGATAGGATCCTGAAAAGACTCTTCCTTCTCAAGTAACCTAATTACTTCCTCGGCTGTTTCCTTTTGTTGTTCATCATGGTAAAATATAGCGCTTCTGTACTGGGTTCCCACATCATTTTGTTGCCTGTTCAGGGTAGTAGGATCATGAGTAGCGAAAAATACAACTAGTAATTCTTCAAATTTTATTTTCGTAGGATCAAATTCAATTTCTATAGCCTCGGCATGCCCTGTCCTACCGGTGATAATTTCGCGATAGGCTGGGTTTTTAATACTCCCACCTGTAAACCCGGAAACAACCTTCTCTACTCCTTCTAATCTTTGAAAAACAGCTTCAGTGCACCAAAAACATCCTCCTGCTAGAGTTGCTCTTTTCAAATTTTTATCTTCCATAGATACAAATATATATTTTTGTTTAACAAATCTAATCTTTAAGTGAACAAAATGAATTCTGTTTAACTTGATTTTATAGATTTATTTTGTCCAATCTTAATATCGGTAATACATTTACGGGGTTTTCAAGAAACAATCATAATCAATGCCCCTAAACAAAATATTATTCTTTTCCTTATTTCTAATTTCCCTAACCTCTTTTTCCCAGAAAATCCCAGATAATCGAAAGATCTACCAGACAAAGAAGGTTTCATCCCAGCCTAAGATTGATGGAATAATAGAAGAAAATGTCTGGAATGAAGCGAACGTTGCAGGTAATTTTGTGATGCTGGAACCGGGTGATGGTGATCCTATACCACATTCTCATGAAACAAGTGTGAAGATCTTATATGACAATACTGCCATTTATATCGCTGCCACCCTGCTTGAAGATGAACCTCACCGGGTAATGAGGCAGCTAACACAGAGAGATAATCTAAACCAATCTGAATATTTTCAGTTAGACCTTAATACATACGACGATGGCGAAAACCAGACTAGATTCATAGTAACCTCTGCAGGAACCCAGGCCGATGCAAGATTGACCGGATCCAATGAAGATTATGGTTATAATGTAGTTTGGGAGTCTGCTGTTTCTCAAGATAGCGATGGCTGGTATGTAGAGATGAAGATTCCCTATTCAGCCTTAAGATTTCCCGAAAAGCCTGAACAGGAATGGGGCATCCAGTTTGCCAGGAGCATTACCCATTTAAATTCTGTATACGTTTGGAACTATATTAACAAATCCCTTGGTGAATCAGCTCAATATACCGGACTTTTAAACGGCATCAAAAATATTGATCCGCCGGTTAGACTTAGCCTCTACCCCTACACTTCAGTAGCAATAGACCATTTCAATTCCAATTCAGATTTTAATTTGAACGCAGGGCTGGATCTTAAATATGGAATAAATGATTCCTTTACCTTAGATATGACTCTTGTTCCAGATTTTGGACAAACTGCCTATGATGAGGTTGAACTTAATCTTGGCCCTTTTGAGCAGGTTTTTGGAGAAAACCGGGCCTTCTTTACGGAGGGTACTGAACTGTTCAACAAAGGAGATCTATTCTATTCCCGCCGGGTTGGCAGCACTCCAATTGGATTTAATGAAGCACAATCAGAACTTCTGGAGAATGAAGAGATCATAGAAAATCCAGAGAAAGTAGACCTTTTAAATGCCATGAAGATCTCAGGAAGAACCGACCGGGGATTGGGAATTGGTTTCTTTAATGCTATCACAGGTAAAGCCGAAGCGGTATATCGCGATTCTATTACCGGAAATAGGAGAAGAAAGACCACTGAAGCTGTAGCAAACTATAATATCCTGGTACTGGACCAGAGATTTAATAAGAATAGCTCTATAACTCTCATTAACACCAATGTGACCAGGAATGGAAATTTCAGGGATGGGAATGTAACCGGTTTTCTCTTTGATGTATATAATAAATCCAATTCTTTCAATGTTGCAGGTGAAGCAAAAATGAGTAATGTGAATCTTCCAGGTCAGAATAAGACTGGATTTGCTTCTATGTTATCATTTGCAAGGACCAAGGGAAATTTCAGATATAGCGTAGATCACAGATTTTCTAATGAAACTTACGACATCAATGATTTAGGAGTAAACTTTACGAATAACTACAATAATTTCTCTGGGATTTTAACCTACCAGATCTTCGAACCAAAAGGTAATTATAATACTTACCAGTTTAATTTATACGGTCAGCATCTACGTAGATATAAGCCAGATGTTACTGTTAACAACGGTATTGGCGCAGATTTCTTTGCAATGACACGAAAAAGGTTTGCTTTTGGAGGAAACCTGGGATATAATTCAGAATTCCTTGACTTTTTTGAACCCAGAACTGAAGACACCTATATTACTTACAATGATTTCTCTGATATGTCCTTTTTCATTTCATCAGATTATCGCAAAAAAATGGCTATCGATGTAAGATTACGTTTTGAAGAATATTTCAACTCTGAGCAAAACTTTTTTAATTTAAATATTCAACCAAGATTTAGATTTAGTGATCGGTTTAATATCATCTATGATTTTCTATACAGGTTCGAGAATGACCGTCCCAGCTATGTAAATAAGGTTGATGATGATATTATATTTGGAATCAGAGACCAGAAAAGCATTGAAAATTCTATAACCGGAAATTATAATTTTAATACAAAACAGGGTTTAAACCTTAGTTTCCGAAACTTCTGGTCTACAGCCAGATTTGCTCAGAACGGATATGCAAGACTTCTGGAAAATGGGGATTTAACCAGTATTGATTATGAGATTAATGATGATAATAATCCAGATGCCAACTTCAATATCTGGAATCTTGATCTTAGTTATCGCTGGCAGTTTGCTCCGGGAAGTGAAGCCATTTTATTGTACCGGAATTCGATCTTTAACGAAGATAAATTAAGCTATCTGGAATTTGATGAAAGCCTGGATAACCTATTTGCCAGGCCGGCAAGGCATAATTTAAGTTTGCGTATAGTTTATTTCATTGATTATAATAACATAAAAAACTTATTCCGAAGCTAAGCTTGGGGAATCTGTCTAATTTGGCTATTTTCGGAGCACTTATTTTTCCTAAATGATAATTGCCAAGAATATTCATAAATACTACGGAGACCTGCATGTCCTGAAATCTGTAGATCTTCATATTAAAAAAAGTGAGATCGTTTCTATTGTTGGTGCTTCCGGTGCTGGAAAGACTACGTTATTACAGATCTTAGGTACGCTGGATAAACCCACGAAAAAGAAAAATTCTCAATTAGAAATAAACGGTACGAATATCTATGGATTAAAATCCCGTGAACTTTCCAAATTCAGAAATAAACATATTGGGTTTATTTTTCAGTTCCACCAGTTACTTCCGGAGTTTACGGCACTGGAAAATATTTGTATTCCAGCATTTATCCATAAAACTCCCAGGAAAGATGCTGAAAAAAGAGCCATGGAATTACTTAGTTTTCTTGGGCTGAAGAACAGGGCTACTCACAAACCTGGCGAATTAAGTGGTGGTGAACAGCAAAGAATTGCAGTGGCCAGAAGTCTTATTAATAATCCGGCAGTGATATTTGCCGATGAGCCTTCAGGAAATCTCGATAGTGAATCTGCAGAAAATCTGCATAAGCTATTTTTCAGGCTAAGAGACGAATTTGACCAGACTTTCGTAATCGTTACGCATAATGAGGAATTAGCAGACATGGCTGATAGAAAACTTACCATGGTAGATGGAGAGATTATCAATGATTAATTCAAATCTCGTAGCCTCAGCTTCTGGATTGAATAAAACAACTAGCCATCGTAATCAAATAAGCGACAGCGCCAAATAATATAAGTACAGTAAATCCTGCTTCTATAGCCAGGATAGTTGCCAATGATGTGCTTATTACTGAAAAACATCCATTGATCCCCCAGGCCCAGGGCACTTCTTGTTCATTCTTTTCTGAAAG from Gramella sp. MT6 harbors:
- the folE gene encoding GTP cyclohydrolase I FolE; the protein is MSYKLFEEYDQDITDNLQNNFREIISGVGEDPDREGVIKTPERAAKAMQFLTQGYSMDAETILRGAVFEETYDEMVVVKDIELYSLCEHHMLPFFGKAHIAYIPNGKIIGLSKLPRVVDVFARRLQVQERLTNDILECLNKTLQPQGVAVVIEAVHLCMMMRGVQKQNSATTTSGFRGQFKEIETRNEFLKLISSDLR
- the msrA gene encoding peptide-methionine (S)-S-oxide reductase MsrA, which codes for MEDKNLKRATLAGGCFWCTEAVFQRLEGVEKVVSGFTGGSIKNPAYREIITGRTGHAEAIEIEFDPTKIKFEELLVVFFATHDPTTLNRQQNDVGTQYRSAIFYHDEQQKETAEEVIRLLEKEESFQDPIVTEITEVGPFYIAETEHQDFYNQHRQQPYCQFIIDPKITKLKKLFSDKLKQTN
- a CDS encoding DUF5916 domain-containing protein, which translates into the protein MPLNKILFFSLFLISLTSFSQKIPDNRKIYQTKKVSSQPKIDGIIEENVWNEANVAGNFVMLEPGDGDPIPHSHETSVKILYDNTAIYIAATLLEDEPHRVMRQLTQRDNLNQSEYFQLDLNTYDDGENQTRFIVTSAGTQADARLTGSNEDYGYNVVWESAVSQDSDGWYVEMKIPYSALRFPEKPEQEWGIQFARSITHLNSVYVWNYINKSLGESAQYTGLLNGIKNIDPPVRLSLYPYTSVAIDHFNSNSDFNLNAGLDLKYGINDSFTLDMTLVPDFGQTAYDEVELNLGPFEQVFGENRAFFTEGTELFNKGDLFYSRRVGSTPIGFNEAQSELLENEEIIENPEKVDLLNAMKISGRTDRGLGIGFFNAITGKAEAVYRDSITGNRRRKTTEAVANYNILVLDQRFNKNSSITLINTNVTRNGNFRDGNVTGFLFDVYNKSNSFNVAGEAKMSNVNLPGQNKTGFASMLSFARTKGNFRYSVDHRFSNETYDINDLGVNFTNNYNNFSGILTYQIFEPKGNYNTYQFNLYGQHLRRYKPDVTVNNGIGADFFAMTRKRFAFGGNLGYNSEFLDFFEPRTEDTYITYNDFSDMSFFISSDYRKKMAIDVRLRFEEYFNSEQNFFNLNIQPRFRFSDRFNIIYDFLYRFENDRPSYVNKVDDDIIFGIRDQKSIENSITGNYNFNTKQGLNLSFRNFWSTARFAQNGYARLLENGDLTSIDYEINDDNNPDANFNIWNLDLSYRWQFAPGSEAILLYRNSIFNEDKLSYLEFDESLDNLFARPARHNLSLRIVYFIDYNNIKNLFRS
- a CDS encoding ABC transporter ATP-binding protein encodes the protein MIIAKNIHKYYGDLHVLKSVDLHIKKSEIVSIVGASGAGKTTLLQILGTLDKPTKKKNSQLEINGTNIYGLKSRELSKFRNKHIGFIFQFHQLLPEFTALENICIPAFIHKTPRKDAEKRAMELLSFLGLKNRATHKPGELSGGEQQRIAVARSLINNPAVIFADEPSGNLDSESAENLHKLFFRLRDEFDQTFVIVTHNEELADMADRKLTMVDGEIIND